A stretch of Ursus arctos isolate Adak ecotype North America unplaced genomic scaffold, UrsArc2.0 scaffold_4, whole genome shotgun sequence DNA encodes these proteins:
- the LOC113249460 gene encoding LOW QUALITY PROTEIN: vasopressin V1b receptor-like (The sequence of the model RefSeq protein was modified relative to this genomic sequence to represent the inferred CDS: inserted 1 base in 1 codon; deleted 1 base in 1 codon): MDYGPAWAANPTPXGPFSAPSATTPWLGRDEELAKVEIRVLGTVLVLATWGNLTVLLTPGQPSRKRSHMHLFVLHLALTDLAWALFQVLPQLLWDITYHFQSPDLLCRAVKYLQVLSMFATTYMLLAMTLDHYLAVCRPLRSLQQPSLSTYWLIAAPWLLAAILSLPQVFIFSLWEVIQGTGVLDCWADFRIPWGPQVYITWTTLAIFVLPMAMLTACYSLIYHEICKNLKVKTQARKVEGRGWRTWYRTSLSGPAAAMRGLPSRVSSISTISRAKVQTGKMTFVIVLAYIACWAPFFSIHMWSVWDKNAPDEDSTDVAFTISMLLGSLSSCCNPWVYMGFNSHLRPRPLRHLACCGGPRPQPRSWHSSDSPSSCRTTLLTCSSGLPTLTLSPRLSGDPGPEGSPKDSVQADGEASTETIAS; this comes from the exons ATGGATTATGGGCCTGCCTGGGCTGCCAACCCCACTC CTGGGCCCTTCTCTGCCCCCAGTGCCACCACACCCTGGCTGGGCCGGGATGAGGAGCTGGCCAAGGTAGAGATCAGAGTCCTGGGCACCGTCCTGGTGCTGGCGACATGGGGCAATCTGACTGTGCTACTGACCCCGGGGCAGCCCAGCCGTAAGCGCTCCCACATGCACCTGTTTGTTCTGCACCTGGCCCTGACTGACCTG GCATGGGCACTCTTCCAGGTGCTGCCACAGCTGCTGTGGGACATCACCTACCACTTCCAGAGCCCTGACCTCCTCTGCCGGGCCGTCAAGTATCTGCAGGTGCTTAGCATGTTTGCCACCACCTACATGCTGCTGGCCATGACGCTGGACCACTACCTGGCTGTTTGCCGCCCCCTGCGCAGCCTCCAGCAGCCCAGCCTGTCCACCTACTGGCTCATCGCTGCTCCCTGGCTGCTGGCTGCCATCCTCAGCCTGCCTCAAGTCTTCATCTTTTCTTTGTGGGAGGTGATCCAGGGCACTGGAGTGCTGGACTGCTGGGCAGACTTCCGCATCCCCTGGGGGCCTCAGGTCTATATCACGTGGACCACCCTGGCCATCTTTGTCCTGCCCATGGCCATGCTCACGGCCTGCTACAGCCTCATCTACCACGAGATCTGTAAGAACCTAAAAGTCAAGACACAGGCCCGGAAGGTggaaggaaggggctggaggACTTGGTACAGGACCTCACTTTCTGGCCCAGCTGCAGCCATGCGGGGGCTGCCGTCCCGTgtcagcagcatcagcaccatCTCCAGGGCCAAGGTCCAAACCGGGAAAATGACTTTTGTCATCGTGCTGGCCTACATCGCCTGCTGGGCACCCTTCTTCAGCATCCACATGTGGTCTGTGTGGGACAAGAATGCCCCTGATGAAGATTCCACCGACGTGGCCTTCACCATCTCCATGCTCCTGGGCAGCCTCAGCAGCTGTTGCAACCCCTGGGTCTACATGGGCTTCAACAGCCACCTGCGGCCACGCCCCCTGCGCCACCTGGCCTGCTGCGGGGgaccccggccccagccccgctCATGGCACTCCAGCGACAGCCCCTCGAGCTGCCGCACCACCCTGCTGACCTGCTCCAGCGGCCTGCCCACGCTCACCCTCAGCCCCAGACTCAGCGGGGACCCTGGGCCCGAAGGCTCGCCGAAGGACTCGGTGCAGGCGGATGGCGAGGCCTCCACTGAGACCATCGCCTCTTAG